Part of the Desulfobacteraceae bacterium genome, GAGGTGTAGATGTCCTTGGCGTGGGCCGTGAAGCTGAAGGGCAGCCCGCTCAGGCGGCTGGCGAAGAGCGCCACAGAGGCCGGCGAGTGGGCGAAATGGGCGTGCAGGTGGGTGACGCCGCTTTTCGGCAGCAGGCGGTCCACCAGGTAGCCGGCCTGCAGCAGGTGTTTGAGGGTCGCCGACCGGCGGGTCCGCAGAAAGCGGCGCAGGGCGGTCCCCAGGGCGCACCGCATGGTGGCCGGGCGGCGGGCGGCCAGCCGGCCGCTGTGGAAGAGCAGGCGCGGCAGGGGTGCCAGCAGGGTCTCGGGCAGGTAGTCCACCTTGGCCCTTATGCGGCCCACGCTCTCGTGGCAGAACGCCTCCCGCGGCTGCCGCATGGAAAAGATGTGGACCTTGAATCCGAGTTCCTCCAGCAGGAGGATTTCGTTTGAGATGAATGTTTCCGAGATGCGCGGGAAGCCTTTGAGGATCATCCCCAGAACCGGCGCGGTGGTTTCAGGCATGAGGGGCTGTCCTGAAAGCCTCCAGCCGCTGGCGCATGCTGTCGAAGGCGGTCAGCTGAAAGCGGGCCATGGCGGCCTGGTAGGGTTCGGGGTGGGCCAGGAGCGCCGCCACCTTGGCGCCCAGTTTGGCGGGGGTGCAGTCGTACCAGGGGATGAAGTCCAGCAGCTGCTGGCGTTTTAGCACCTCGGCCCGGATGAGCTGCTCGCGCCGCGGCGTTTCGCGCGGAACGATGAGCGAGACGGTCCCCTGGGAGAGAATTTCGCAGGCCGTGTTGTAGCCCCCCATGCAGACCACCAGGTCGGCGCCGGCGATGATCTCCTCCATACGGCGATAGAACTGCCAGCAGCGGACCCCCAGGCGCCGGGCGCGCTGGAAGATCTCCTCCTTCTGTGCCCTGGGCAGAAACGGGCCGGTGATCAGTACGCTTTTAAAGTTCGGCTGGCCCGGCCTCAGCCCCTCCAGCATGCCCAGATAGGTGTCCAGCACGCGGTAGCCGTCGCCGCCGCCGCCGGTGGTGACCACCACCAGCTTCTCCCCGGGCCGGATGCCGTGCTTTTTGCGGATGCTGCAGACCGCCTCGCGGGCCGGCACCCGCCGGGGAATGTAGCCGGTGAACTGCATCTTGCGGCTGAGCGATTCCGACAGGCCGTATTCGGCGATGGGGTCGTAGAATTCCCGCAGGCCGTAAACCCAGATCTCGCTGTAGAGGTTTTCCAGCTGGTCGTAGACCCCCTTGCGGGTCCAGTCCTTGCGGACGCTGGCGGCGTCGTCCATGATGTCGCGCAGGCCCAGGATGGTACGGGTCTGGGGCATGCAGCGGCGCAGCCACTGAAGGGTGGGCAGGACTTCCTTTTTGAGCCCCAGGGGCTCCTTGTCGACGATGAAGAGGTGTGGCTGGAAGGTCTTGGCAGTGGCCGTGATGATGTTCTTGCGGATCGCCAGGGCGTGGCGTGGGTTGATTTTAATCGAAAGCGGCTGGTATTCCTCGTTGGTCTTTTTGATCATGCCCGGGATGCGGACGAAGTCGATATATTCCGGAAAGGCGAAGCGGCCCACGATGGGCGAGCCGGTCAGGATCAGGATGTTGACCTGCGGGCTGCGCAGATGGGAGGCAATGGCCATGGTCCGGCGGATGTGCCCCAGACCGTAGGTGTCGTGGGAGTACATCAGGATTTTGTAGATGGAATTTTTTCCCATTTTCCGCGGGGCCGCCGCGGCCCCCATCGCATGGCACCGCTTCCTGGATTTCAGTTCTGCCGCAGGGGTAACCTTCCAGGAAAATTGACAGTTCCGTAAAAAACCCAATTTCCGCGTTGCGCTGCATCTCGAAGTCGCTGCGGCGTACAGGTGTACGCCTCACTCCTCGAGATTTGCGCGCCTTGAACTTGGCTTTTTTACGAAACTGTCTGGTTTTTGGCTTTTTTCCGGTTCATCAAGATTGGTATAACGTTTATGCTGCCGTCCCGCCTGATGTGATCGATGGGCTGTTTTGCACGCCGCGACTATAGGAATATCCCTCCTCGCAAGTCAAGGGATTTCCCGTTTGGCCGCCGCCGCCGGCCCTGATTCGGGGATGGACAAGGGCTCGGCGCTGTGCCAGACTGAAAACCGTCCGAAAATGGTGATTCCTGCGATTTTAACCGTCGCAGTATAGAGGCGCTTTGACCATGACTTCCTTTTCCACCGACGGCGATCCCGGGGCGGCGCTTGAAATCCTGGACCGCTTCTTTGAGGGCGTGGACCGCGGCCGGCTCTTCGAAAACCCCGGCAGCGGGGGATTTGGCGAACTGCGCAGCCGGCTCTGGGAGGCGCTCTACCTGCTGCTGGTCTGGCAGCGCCCTTACTTGGAGGCCGCCCGCGGGCTGGATTGGCCTTACGCGGCGCTTGAGCGGCGGCGGGCCTGGTTCGAGCGGCATGCCGCCGGCGACCCGGCCGGGACCGCGGGCCGCGAGGCGCGTCTCTTTCTCGCCCTGCTGCCCTTTCGCGGCCAGTGGCGCCGGCTGTTGGAAGTCCAGCGCGGGATGCCGGCGCACCCCGAGATCCGTGCCCTGGTGGGCCGCGAAGCGCGGCGGGCGGCGGCCAAGCTGGCCAAAAAAGCCCAGAAGCGCTACAAGCTGCGGCACTTCCTGCAGGTCCTCAAAAAACCGCAGCTGCCGGCGGCCAAGGGCATCCTGCGGATCTTCTCCCTGCCCTACCTCTTCCTGCATCCGGGGCTGCTGGAAAAGCTTTCCAGAAAATATTTGCTCTACGTCGAGCCGCCCTGGGGGGTGATCTTCCGCCACACCTGGCTGCGGGTCTTCGCCGCCGCCGCGGCGCCATGCCTCTTCGGCCTCGGGGGCCCCGAAGACCGCGCCTTTTTGGACGGCCAAGATGGCATTCTGACCACCCCGCTGTGCCACGGGGACTTTCTGGACGACCCGCCCCTTGACGCGGCGCCCGCGGCCCCCGCTTTCGACCTGGTCTTCAACGCCAGCTTCGATGAGATGCCCCGCAAGCGCCACGCCTTTCTGTTGAACGCGCTGCAGCAGCCGGAGCTGCGGGACGTGACGGCGCTTTTCATCGGCCGCGGCAGCGATGGCAACGTCAGCCGGGCGGCGGCGGCCATCCGGGCCGCTGGGCTGGCCGACCGGGTCGCCCTGCGGGCCAACCTGCTGCGGCGCGAGGTGCCCGCCGCGCTGCAAGAGGGGCGCCTGGGGGCTCAGGTGTCGCTCCACGAGAACGGCTGCCGCAGCGTCTTCGAGCATTTCCGGGCGGACCTCCCCTGCGTGGCCACAAGCGCCATGGCCGGCATGGACCCGGCGATCTTCAACCCGGCCACCGGGCGGATGGTGCCGGATGCCGCGCTCGTCGGGGCGCTGCGGGCGGCGCTGGACCACCCGGGGGCCTTCGCCCCGCGGCGCTGGTTTCTCGAAAACTCCGGCGCCGAAAACGCCAGCCGCGCCCTCAACGCGACCTTCAAGGCGATCTTCCGGGCGCAGGGCTGGCCCTGGGGCGGTGACATCGTGCCGCTTGGCAGCAGCGGCGCCTCGCGCTACCTGGACCCGGGCGATTACGCGGCTTTCAAGCCCCAGTTCGCCGAGCTGCTGGCCCTTTTTCGCAGCCTGCCCGGGCTGCCGATCCGGCTGGCCGAGAACTAAGGCCCCCGCCGCGGGGCCGCCAAGCCCTGAAAAACCTTGACGAATCGTGAAATTTTGTTCAGGAATGACCGGGTCATCAACTACGGCCGGTTTTTCCTTAGAGTTACTTTTCTT contains:
- a CDS encoding glycosyltransferase, which encodes MGKNSIYKILMYSHDTYGLGHIRRTMAIASHLRSPQVNILILTGSPIVGRFAFPEYIDFVRIPGMIKKTNEEYQPLSIKINPRHALAIRKNIITATAKTFQPHLFIVDKEPLGLKKEVLPTLQWLRRCMPQTRTILGLRDIMDDAASVRKDWTRKGVYDQLENLYSEIWVYGLREFYDPIAEYGLSESLSRKMQFTGYIPRRVPAREAVCSIRKKHGIRPGEKLVVVTTGGGGDGYRVLDTYLGMLEGLRPGQPNFKSVLITGPFLPRAQKEEIFQRARRLGVRCWQFYRRMEEIIAGADLVVCMGGYNTACEILSQGTVSLIVPRETPRREQLIRAEVLKRQQLLDFIPWYDCTPAKLGAKVAALLAHPEPYQAAMARFQLTAFDSMRQRLEAFRTAPHA